The Caldalkalibacillus thermarum genome includes the window TACTACAATTCCAAACTGGATGTGTTACTGGAACAAGCGAATGAAGTGTATGCCAAAATCACAGAGCATTACCATAAGCCGCCCCTTTCAGAAACCAGCATTTTCAAGCGGACATTAAACAGCATCCGCAACGTGCTGGAAGCTTGCCATGAACACCGCAAAGTGATGACCGTCTTAAATGAGGCCAAACATACTGATCCCGAAATTAAACAGATTTGGGATAAGATTATGGGAGAACTGACCCGGCGTCTGGAGTTTGACATTTCCTGGAGTTTTCATAAAGGCTTGTGCCGTCCCGTGGATAAACAGGTGGCCATTGCGGCTTTACAGGGCTTGATTCTGGGGGCCATTGATTACGTCCTCCACCTTGACGGACCTGACGTGAATATTGACCAGATTTCCGCTGACGTGTCGCTGATGTTTAAAGAGGCCATTTTTATCCAGGATGAGATGCCGCCGCGTACTTGACTGCAGTACGTATCAATCGACTCACCCAGGATCACGATAGAGAAGCAATAGACATTATCGGCCTATTGCTTCTTCGTTCACTGAGTGTGTTATAAAAACACATCATCTCCTCACGGTTTACCAGTTATGTAAGCCTCTTTTTAACCCCAATATTCTAATCTCTATAGCAAATAAATTTGACCTGACCTGAGGCAACACTAACGCCTTTCTGGTTTCGGGCCTGGACATCAAATGTATAGACGTCACCCT containing:
- a CDS encoding TetR/AcrR family transcriptional regulator; the encoded protein is MEHKRLNRHERRKARTKAAIRDTALDIFLKKGYHRTSIQEIMEQADLGYGTFYQYYNSKLDVLLEQANEVYAKITEHYHKPPLSETSIFKRTLNSIRNVLEACHEHRKVMTVLNEAKHTDPEIKQIWDKIMGELTRRLEFDISWSFHKGLCRPVDKQVAIAALQGLILGAIDYVLHLDGPDVNIDQISADVSLMFKEAIFIQDEMPPRT